The Streptomyces sp. HUAS CB01 genome has a segment encoding these proteins:
- a CDS encoding acyl-CoA synthetase: MSALFPALAAAADGTSAGVRHRPALRFGDRALTYGALASAAGAAAERIAGAGRVAVWATPTPETAVGVVAALLAGVPAVPLNPRTGGRELAHVVGDSAPRLVLAGPDDELPPVLAGVERIDVPVPESGSGPAAGVRPLPPEPDRETPALIVYTSGTTGPPKGAVLPRRAIAATLDALADAWAWTGDDVLVHALPLFHVHGLVLGVLGPLRRGGAMRHLGRFSAEGVRRELGAGGTMLFGVPTMYHRLAEAVGDDPELTKSLAGARLLVSGSAALPVHDHERLFAATGRRVVERYGMTETLMNTSVRADGEPCPGSVGLPLPGVGLRLVEEDGTEITDPDGETVGEIQVRGPNLFTGYLNRPDATAAAFDGDWFRTGDMAVRSPDGQVRIVGRRATDLIKSGGYKIGAGEIENALLEHPQVREAAVTGEPDDDLGERVVAWVVPADPASPPSGEELADHVASQLAPHKRPRTVRFLDVLPRNDMGKIMKRALTRG, translated from the coding sequence GTGAGTGCTCTCTTCCCGGCCCTGGCGGCCGCCGCGGACGGCACCTCCGCCGGCGTACGGCACCGGCCCGCGCTCCGCTTCGGCGACCGGGCACTGACGTACGGCGCGCTGGCCTCCGCCGCCGGGGCGGCCGCGGAGCGGATCGCGGGGGCGGGCCGGGTCGCCGTCTGGGCCACGCCCACGCCGGAGACGGCCGTCGGCGTGGTGGCCGCGCTGCTCGCCGGGGTGCCCGCCGTACCGCTCAACCCGCGTACGGGCGGGCGGGAGCTGGCCCATGTCGTCGGGGACAGCGCGCCGCGGCTCGTGCTGGCCGGCCCGGACGACGAACTGCCGCCCGTGCTGGCCGGTGTGGAGCGGATCGACGTCCCGGTGCCGGAGTCCGGGAGCGGGCCGGCGGCCGGCGTCCGCCCCCTGCCCCCCGAGCCGGACCGGGAGACACCGGCGCTGATCGTCTACACCTCGGGGACCACCGGCCCGCCGAAGGGCGCGGTGCTGCCCCGCCGGGCCATCGCGGCCACGCTGGACGCGCTGGCGGACGCATGGGCGTGGACCGGCGACGACGTCCTCGTCCACGCGCTGCCGCTGTTCCATGTGCACGGGCTGGTCCTGGGCGTCCTCGGTCCGCTGCGGCGGGGCGGCGCGATGCGGCACCTGGGGAGGTTCTCGGCCGAGGGCGTGCGTCGGGAGCTCGGCGCCGGAGGGACGATGCTGTTCGGGGTGCCGACGATGTACCACCGGCTGGCGGAGGCGGTGGGGGACGACCCGGAGCTGACGAAGTCCCTCGCGGGCGCGCGGCTGCTGGTGTCCGGCTCGGCGGCGCTGCCCGTCCACGACCACGAGCGGCTCTTCGCGGCGACGGGACGGCGGGTGGTCGAGCGCTACGGGATGACCGAGACGCTGATGAACACGAGCGTCCGCGCGGACGGCGAGCCGTGCCCCGGATCGGTGGGCCTTCCGCTGCCGGGCGTGGGGCTGCGTCTGGTGGAGGAGGACGGGACGGAGATCACCGACCCGGACGGTGAGACGGTCGGCGAGATCCAGGTCCGGGGCCCGAACCTGTTCACCGGCTATCTGAACCGGCCGGACGCGACCGCGGCCGCGTTCGACGGCGACTGGTTCCGCACGGGCGACATGGCGGTCCGGTCCCCGGACGGGCAGGTCCGGATCGTGGGCCGCAGGGCGACGGACCTGATCAAGAGCGGCGGGTACAAGATCGGCGCCGGCGAGATCGAGAACGCGCTGCTGGAGCACCCGCAGGTGCGGGAGGCCGCGGTGACCGGCGAACCGGACGACGACCTGGGCGAGCGGGTGGTGGCGTGGGTGGTGCCCGCCGATCCGGCCAGCCCGCCGTCCGGGGAGGAGCTGGCGGACCACGTCGCGTCCCAGCTCGCCCCGCACAAGCGCCCGCGCACGGTCCGTTTCCTCGACGTGCTCCCCCGCAACGACATGGGCAAGATCATGAAGCGGGCTCTCACCCGTGGCTGA
- a CDS encoding S8 family serine peptidase has translation MTRAPARRRARLIAAGLSLALLPAGQALAAESPQPGTGTHTPSPATARHTVTLITGDTVTVTDLGAGRKAVAVERREGATGAVRSEIVDGRITVVPDEARPYLDAGVLDERLFDVTGLVAQGVDGDLPLIVTYAGGARAAAPRGGDVTRALPSVGGVAMTAEPGVLWSAVTGPGTAARRAFSGGIEKIWLDGRVRADMAESNAQIGTPEAWQAGLTGKGVRVAVLDTGVDAGHPDLQGRISASRSFIEGQEVADKDGHGTHVTSTVGGSGAASDGREKGVAPGADLAVGKVLSDEGFGSESQIIAGMEWAAKDIDAAIVSMSLGSREGSDGTDPMAEAVDTLSAETGALFVIAAGNSGAPGTIGSPGAADSALTVGAVDSEDRAAWFTSQGPRHGDNGLKPDLSAPGVGILAARSQLAPGSGPYTSMDGTSMATPHVAGVAALLAERHPDWTGAQLKDALMSSSKPLDASPYALGAGRVDVPAAIGARITATGSADLGFFGWPYDGNEPVTRTLAYTNSGDTPVTLDLAVEGAPAGVATLADSTLTVPAHGTARTTVTGDGTKAAVGTNGGRITATAADGTVVARTAFGLVKEEERYTLTVRVKDRDGTPAATRLGVQRLAAGEDPFPADVGASGTLELRLKPGTYTVSTFLDVRGSKGADSLGLGFLTEPEITLDRDREITLDGRRLREIRAEVDRRTETRQLLMEFDRDANGVSYGGAVQVPLTYDSVFAAPTRKPATGTFEYRTVWRLGKPLLEAEAGGTRLADATVQSGTTVLDGRLKVPVVDAGTGDTAAYRGKDVRGKAVVVRRTEAVGPVELAQNAQDAGARALFVSDDAPGRLMAWFGTADYGTRPLHVATVGSADGARLRTAAARHQRLELTGTRYTPYVYDLSEGHPGAVPEDLVFRPGKRDLAVLDSRFHGTRPADGGEFRYSITDTFPIGFGFPERIAFPAERTDHVSTGPGQRWHESVTNGPDAIEQRSGTPAHRGGTRTTLNWFRPVWHPWLGTGLGWGQQRTGNDLRFNTPGWGDSGPDHTGFGNVWGDDSMTQFTEVYVDGVRVDRRMSSGAYAWDVKPTEQEFRVVTDTTLDPERWRLSTRGHSEWTFRSKETPADRETFLPMLNLGFDVDTDLTGNVRAGRTLDVGIFSEYVKGAVGTGRITGATLEVSYDDGATWRTVRLDRERGAAAAWEGALSVPRDAEFVSLRASATDDRGGSVEQEIIRAVGVG, from the coding sequence ATGACCAGAGCGCCCGCGAGGAGGAGAGCCCGGCTGATCGCCGCCGGCCTCTCCCTCGCCCTGCTCCCGGCGGGACAGGCCCTCGCCGCCGAGTCACCGCAGCCCGGCACCGGGACGCACACCCCGTCCCCGGCCACCGCACGGCACACCGTCACGCTGATCACCGGGGACACGGTCACCGTCACCGACCTCGGCGCCGGCCGCAAGGCCGTCGCCGTCGAGCGGCGGGAGGGCGCCACCGGCGCCGTGCGCAGCGAGATCGTGGACGGCCGGATCACCGTCGTACCCGACGAGGCCCGCCCCTACCTGGACGCGGGCGTCCTCGACGAGCGGCTCTTCGACGTCACCGGTCTCGTCGCGCAGGGCGTCGACGGCGACCTCCCGCTGATCGTCACCTACGCCGGGGGTGCCCGCGCGGCCGCCCCGCGCGGCGGGGACGTCACCCGGGCCCTGCCCAGTGTCGGCGGTGTCGCGATGACCGCCGAACCGGGCGTCCTCTGGAGCGCCGTGACCGGCCCCGGCACCGCGGCGCGGCGCGCCTTCTCCGGCGGCATCGAGAAGATCTGGCTGGACGGCCGGGTGCGCGCCGACATGGCCGAGTCCAACGCCCAGATCGGCACCCCCGAGGCCTGGCAGGCCGGGCTCACCGGAAAGGGCGTCAGGGTCGCCGTCCTGGACACGGGCGTCGACGCGGGACACCCCGACCTCCAGGGCAGGATCTCGGCGAGCAGGTCGTTCATCGAGGGCCAGGAGGTCGCCGACAAGGACGGCCACGGGACCCACGTCACCTCCACCGTCGGCGGCAGCGGTGCCGCGTCCGACGGCCGTGAGAAGGGCGTCGCGCCCGGCGCCGACCTCGCCGTCGGCAAGGTCCTCTCCGACGAGGGCTTCGGCAGCGAGTCGCAGATCATCGCGGGCATGGAGTGGGCCGCCAAGGACATCGACGCCGCGATCGTGTCGATGAGCCTCGGTTCCCGGGAGGGGAGCGACGGCACCGACCCGATGGCCGAGGCGGTCGACACCCTCTCCGCCGAGACCGGCGCCCTGTTCGTCATCGCGGCCGGCAACTCCGGTGCCCCGGGCACCATCGGCTCGCCGGGCGCCGCGGACTCCGCGCTGACCGTCGGCGCCGTCGACTCCGAGGACCGGGCCGCCTGGTTCACCAGCCAGGGACCGCGCCACGGCGACAACGGTCTCAAGCCCGACCTCTCCGCGCCCGGCGTCGGCATCCTCGCCGCCCGCTCCCAACTGGCCCCCGGCAGCGGCCCCTACACCTCCATGGACGGCACGTCCATGGCCACCCCGCACGTCGCGGGCGTGGCGGCGCTCCTCGCCGAGCGGCACCCCGACTGGACGGGGGCGCAGCTCAAGGACGCCCTGATGTCCTCCTCGAAGCCGCTCGACGCGTCCCCGTACGCGCTCGGCGCCGGCCGGGTGGACGTACCGGCCGCGATAGGCGCCCGGATCACCGCCACCGGCTCGGCCGACCTGGGCTTCTTCGGCTGGCCGTACGACGGCAACGAGCCGGTCACCAGGACCCTCGCCTACACCAACTCCGGTGACACGCCCGTCACCCTGGACCTGGCCGTCGAGGGCGCTCCGGCCGGGGTCGCCACCCTCGCAGACTCCACCCTCACCGTTCCTGCGCACGGGACCGCGCGGACCACCGTCACCGGCGACGGGACCAAGGCCGCCGTGGGCACCAACGGCGGCCGGATCACGGCCACCGCCGCCGACGGCACGGTCGTCGCCCGTACCGCCTTCGGCCTGGTCAAGGAGGAGGAGCGGTACACCCTCACGGTCCGGGTCAAGGACCGCGACGGAACCCCGGCCGCCACCCGTCTCGGCGTGCAGCGGCTCGCCGCCGGCGAGGACCCGTTCCCCGCGGACGTCGGCGCCTCCGGCACCCTCGAACTGCGCCTGAAGCCCGGCACGTACACCGTGTCGACCTTCCTCGACGTACGCGGCAGCAAGGGCGCCGACTCGCTCGGCCTCGGCTTCCTCACCGAGCCCGAGATCACCCTCGACCGCGACCGCGAGATCACCCTCGACGGCCGCCGGCTGCGTGAGATCCGCGCCGAGGTCGACAGGCGCACCGAGACCCGCCAGCTCCTCATGGAGTTCGACCGCGACGCGAACGGGGTGTCGTACGGCGGGGCCGTGCAGGTGCCCCTGACGTACGACTCGGTCTTCGCCGCGCCCACCCGCAAGCCCGCCACCGGCACGTTCGAGTACCGGACAGTCTGGCGGCTCGGCAAGCCGCTGCTGGAGGCCGAGGCCGGCGGGACGCGGCTCGCGGACGCGACCGTGCAGTCCGGCACCACCGTCCTCGACGGCCGGCTCAAGGTCCCGGTCGTGGACGCGGGCACCGGCGACACGGCCGCCTACCGGGGCAAGGACGTGCGCGGAAAGGCCGTCGTCGTACGGCGCACGGAAGCCGTCGGGCCGGTGGAGCTCGCCCAGAACGCCCAGGACGCCGGCGCCAGGGCTCTGTTCGTCTCCGACGACGCGCCCGGCCGGCTGATGGCCTGGTTCGGCACCGCCGACTACGGGACCCGGCCGCTGCACGTGGCGACCGTGGGCTCCGCCGACGGGGCGCGCCTGCGCACGGCGGCCGCCCGCCACCAGCGGCTGGAGCTCACCGGCACCCGGTACACGCCGTATGTGTACGACCTGTCGGAGGGGCACCCGGGTGCCGTCCCGGAGGACCTCGTCTTCCGGCCCGGCAAGCGCGATCTCGCCGTCCTGGACAGCCGCTTCCACGGCACCCGGCCGGCGGACGGCGGGGAGTTCCGCTACTCGATCACCGACACGTTCCCGATCGGGTTCGGCTTCCCGGAACGGATCGCCTTCCCGGCCGAGCGCACCGACCACGTCAGCACCGGCCCCGGCCAGCGCTGGCACGAGTCGGTCACCAACGGCCCCGACGCCATCGAGCAGCGCAGCGGCACCCCCGCCCACCGCGGCGGCACGCGCACGACGCTGAACTGGTTCCGGCCGGTGTGGCACCCGTGGCTCGGCACCGGTCTCGGCTGGGGCCAGCAGCGCACCGGCAACGACCTGAGGTTCAACACGCCCGGCTGGGGCGACTCGGGCCCCGACCACACCGGCTTCGGCAACGTCTGGGGCGACGACTCGATGACCCAGTTCACCGAGGTGTACGTGGACGGGGTGCGGGTCGACCGCCGGATGAGCTCGGGCGCGTACGCCTGGGACGTCAAGCCGACCGAGCAGGAGTTCCGGGTCGTCACGGACACCACGCTGGATCCGGAGCGGTGGCGGCTGTCGACCCGCGGGCACTCCGAGTGGACCTTCCGCTCGAAGGAGACCCCGGCCGACCGCGAGACCTTCCTGCCGATGCTCAACCTCGGCTTCGACGTGGACACCGACCTGACCGGCAACGTCAGGGCCGGGCGCACGCTCGACGTCGGGATCTTCTCCGAGTACGTCAAGGGCGCCGTCGGCACGGGCAGGATCACCGGCGCGACGCTGGAGGTGTCGTACGACGACGGCGCGACCTGGCGCACGGTGCGGCTCGACCGTGAACGCGGGGCCGCCGCCGCGTGGGAGGGGGCGCTGTCGGTGCCGAGGGACGCGGAGTTCGTCTCGCTGCGGGCCTCCGCGACGGACGACCGGGGCGGCTCGGTGGAACAGGAGATCATCCGGGCGGTCGGCGTGGGATGA
- a CDS encoding DUF6400 family protein — MDQDRSPDLIPFEIDLTFEEARRRAEVVAALGPDWDPVAALEGEEAAYALLYSGLDAEQQRTYDMLVAAGVLPEGGPGRAPSH; from the coding sequence ATGGACCAGGACCGTTCGCCCGACCTCATACCGTTCGAGATCGACCTGACCTTCGAGGAGGCCCGCCGCCGGGCCGAGGTGGTGGCCGCGCTGGGGCCGGACTGGGACCCAGTGGCCGCCCTGGAGGGCGAGGAGGCGGCGTACGCGCTGCTCTACTCCGGTCTCGACGCGGAGCAGCAGCGGACGTACGACATGCTCGTCGCCGCCGGTGTCCTTCCGGAAGGGGGCCCGGGCCGTGCGCCTTCCCATTGA
- a CDS encoding GAF domain-containing sensor histidine kinase, with product MPPAGTSSEGPAPDDSERDGPPSDGPVPDGSVPDGSGSDGPVPDGTTPVGPGAPEPHGPVSARLPALLEAVLGVGTDLDLRATLQHLVDSAAELTGARYGALGVVDPERDTITELYTSGLGDAERERIGRLPGGHAGLVRALLENPRPLRVDDVGADPRSTGVPEGHPATASFLGVPIRVHTEVFGNLYLAEKHTGAFTDEDLALLRVLGAQAGIAIGNARLYETARQRERWIEGAAAVTNALLTGEATADALMTVAERARVLADADAGVVLQPTSAGGMEIVAASTPDDPGDLIGTTIEPGSEVLVQLLGGEPVFIEDSATDPRMTTPVRHRFGPSMMLPLQSCGRLIGTLALPRRRGGRPYTAVDRLLASQFASQAAMALVLADTRHNREQLAVYEDRDRIARDLHDLVVQRLFATEMMLESTRRRAADPSSPEGELLGRAIDELDSTIQEVRTAIFALQQPPADASASFRGRVLRETDGAAGPLGFRPSVHFAGPVDALVDEERGDALLTALRAALAAARRRQGLTAVDVEVDATATLPDGRRALRLTVTDDALPDATAPGDAAANGRAPDDSAADATAPDDSAPRGAAGGEGSVAGSGTTVVWETPL from the coding sequence ATGCCGCCTGCCGGTACGTCATCGGAGGGCCCCGCGCCGGACGACTCGGAACGGGACGGCCCCCCGTCGGACGGCCCCGTACCGGACGGCTCCGTACCGGACGGCTCCGGGTCGGACGGCCCCGTACCGGACGGCACCACGCCGGTCGGCCCCGGGGCCCCGGAGCCGCACGGCCCCGTGTCCGCGCGGCTGCCGGCGCTGCTGGAGGCGGTGCTCGGCGTCGGCACGGACCTCGATCTGCGGGCCACGCTCCAGCATCTCGTCGACTCCGCCGCGGAGTTGACCGGGGCCCGCTACGGGGCACTCGGCGTCGTGGACCCGGAACGCGACACGATCACCGAGCTGTACACCTCGGGGCTGGGCGATGCCGAACGGGAGCGGATCGGGCGCCTCCCCGGCGGCCACGCCGGTCTCGTCCGCGCCCTCCTCGAGAACCCCCGGCCCCTCCGCGTCGACGACGTCGGCGCCGACCCGCGCTCGACCGGGGTGCCGGAGGGACATCCGGCGACGGCGTCCTTCCTGGGCGTACCGATCCGCGTGCACACGGAGGTGTTCGGGAACCTCTATCTCGCGGAGAAGCACACGGGCGCCTTCACCGACGAGGACCTGGCGCTCCTGCGGGTCCTCGGCGCACAGGCCGGCATCGCCATCGGCAACGCCCGGCTGTACGAGACGGCCCGTCAGCGGGAGCGCTGGATCGAGGGGGCCGCGGCCGTGACCAACGCGCTGCTCACGGGCGAGGCCACGGCGGACGCGCTCATGACCGTCGCCGAGCGGGCCCGGGTGCTCGCGGACGCCGATGCCGGAGTCGTCCTCCAGCCCACCTCCGCGGGCGGCATGGAGATCGTCGCGGCCTCGACGCCCGACGACCCCGGCGACCTGATCGGCACCACCATCGAGCCCGGTTCGGAGGTGCTCGTCCAACTCCTCGGCGGGGAACCGGTCTTCATCGAGGACTCCGCCACGGACCCGCGCATGACGACGCCCGTACGGCACCGGTTCGGTCCGTCGATGATGCTGCCGCTGCAGAGCTGCGGCCGGCTGATCGGCACGCTCGCCCTGCCGCGGCGGCGCGGCGGGCGTCCGTACACGGCGGTCGACCGGCTGCTGGCCTCGCAGTTCGCCTCCCAGGCCGCGATGGCGCTGGTCCTCGCTGACACCCGGCACAACCGGGAGCAGCTGGCCGTGTACGAGGACCGCGACCGGATCGCCCGGGATCTGCACGACCTCGTCGTCCAGCGGCTGTTCGCCACCGAGATGATGCTGGAGTCCACGCGGCGGCGGGCGGCCGACCCGTCCTCGCCGGAGGGAGAGTTGCTCGGGCGGGCCATCGACGAACTGGACTCCACCATCCAGGAGGTCCGCACCGCGATCTTCGCCCTCCAGCAGCCCCCGGCCGACGCCTCGGCGTCCTTCCGGGGCCGGGTGCTGCGGGAGACGGACGGAGCGGCGGGCCCGCTCGGCTTCCGGCCCTCGGTGCACTTCGCCGGGCCGGTGGACGCGCTCGTGGACGAGGAGCGCGGTGACGCGCTCCTCACGGCGCTGCGCGCCGCGCTCGCCGCGGCGCGCCGGCGGCAGGGGCTCACGGCGGTGGACGTCGAGGTCGACGCCACGGCGACCCTCCCGGACGGCCGCCGCGCCCTGCGCCTCACGGTCACGGACGACGCGCTCCCCGACGCCACCGCCCCGGGCGACGCGGCCGCGAACGGCAGGGCTCCGGACGACTCGGCCGCCGACGCCACCGCCCCGGACGACTCGGCCCCGCGCGGTGCCGCCGGGGGCGAGGGTTCCGTCGCCGGGAGCGGTACGACGGTGGTGTGGGAGACGCCCCTCTGA
- a CDS encoding S8 family peptidase: MPKIFGAALLALALAAAPAAAAVTGTAAQPGQIPGETTGRYIVTLQDAPEAGSADAAVNAAVGRASSMGAVVLHVYRHALQGYAASMSAATAAALADEPGVRSVEPDRPVRIAAQSVPTGVDRAEADLSATAAIDGKDTRVNADVAVIDTGVDADHPDLNVYEAGGKNCWLPMLPPMDMHGHGTHVAGTIGALDNNTGVVGVAPGARIWPVQVLSPFGSGSTSNVICGIDYVTEHADEIEVANMSLGGSGKDDGNCGKTNNDAMHQAICNSVAKGVTYAVAAGNDHTDASGFVPAAYDEVITVSALADFDGKSGGLGSATCRSDRDDTFANFSNYGRDVDLIAPGVCIRSTFMNGGYSTLSGTSMAAPHVAGGAALYRATHAGASPAEVKTALVKAGGTDWIWPSEDGDGIKEPLLRLRSF, encoded by the coding sequence ATGCCCAAGATCTTCGGCGCTGCGCTGCTCGCCCTCGCACTCGCCGCCGCTCCCGCGGCCGCCGCGGTGACCGGCACGGCCGCCCAGCCCGGCCAGATCCCCGGTGAGACCACCGGCCGGTACATCGTGACGCTCCAGGACGCCCCCGAGGCCGGCAGCGCCGACGCGGCGGTGAACGCGGCCGTCGGGCGGGCCTCGTCCATGGGCGCCGTGGTGCTGCACGTCTACCGGCACGCCCTGCAGGGCTACGCGGCGTCGATGTCCGCTGCCACGGCGGCCGCGCTCGCCGACGAGCCGGGGGTCCGGTCCGTGGAACCCGACCGTCCGGTGCGGATCGCCGCCCAGTCGGTGCCGACCGGGGTGGACCGGGCGGAGGCCGACCTCAGCGCGACCGCCGCGATCGACGGCAAGGACACCAGGGTCAACGCCGACGTGGCGGTCATCGACACCGGTGTCGACGCGGACCACCCGGATCTCAACGTGTACGAGGCCGGGGGCAAGAACTGCTGGCTCCCGATGCTGCCGCCCATGGACATGCACGGGCACGGCACGCACGTGGCCGGCACGATCGGCGCCCTCGACAACAACACGGGCGTGGTCGGCGTGGCACCGGGCGCACGGATCTGGCCGGTGCAGGTGCTCAGCCCGTTCGGCTCCGGGAGCACCTCGAACGTCATCTGCGGCATCGACTACGTCACGGAGCACGCCGACGAGATCGAGGTCGCCAACATGAGCCTGGGCGGCTCGGGCAAGGACGACGGCAACTGCGGCAAGACCAACAACGACGCCATGCACCAGGCGATCTGCAACTCGGTGGCCAAGGGCGTCACCTACGCGGTCGCGGCCGGCAACGACCACACCGACGCGTCCGGCTTCGTCCCGGCCGCCTACGACGAGGTGATCACGGTCAGTGCCCTGGCCGACTTCGACGGCAAGTCGGGCGGCCTCGGCAGCGCCACGTGCCGCTCGGACCGGGACGACACCTTCGCGAACTTCTCCAACTACGGCCGCGACGTGGACCTGATCGCCCCCGGCGTGTGCATCCGCTCCACCTTCATGAACGGCGGTTACTCCACCCTGTCCGGCACCTCGATGGCCGCCCCGCACGTCGCGGGCGGCGCGGCCCTCTACCGGGCGACCCACGCCGGCGCCTCCCCCGCCGAGGTCAAGACGGC
- a CDS encoding carboxyl transferase domain-containing protein has protein sequence MADRLTAREAAALVTDVLEVRPPTATEDPSGDGPLGWAGYAESRARAAARTGERESVVWGTADIGGRRAVLVSFEFRFLGGSLGRRTGDLLEEAYSHARAERLPLVSLIATGGSRMQEGMIALTQLQRVARASALTRAAGLPQLAVVRDPTTGGGWATLGAGADVVLALPGAQVGFAGSRVRPPDADPSAYTAEGQLAAGQIDAIVPADRLRPALSRWLRLLTGGTEDPAPGGTPVPPPLALDGAYGTAATGWEAVRRARAPHRPRAGAYLDAWFDERADLHGDRCGGTDPGMICGFGLRDGRVVAYAAQAGTATRPAGYRTAARLIRLADRLGIPVLTLVDTPGAANDAEAERTGAGAAIAEVFAAVASVRVPVTTLVIGEGGSGGALALAAPGNTWVTPDSYFSVIAPELAAAILKRAPSETPATADQLRLRPRDLVELGLVRGIVARAE, from the coding sequence GTGGCTGACCGTCTGACGGCGCGCGAGGCGGCGGCCCTGGTCACCGACGTCCTCGAGGTGCGGCCGCCGACGGCCACCGAGGACCCGTCCGGCGACGGGCCGCTCGGGTGGGCCGGCTACGCGGAGTCGCGGGCGCGGGCCGCGGCGCGGACCGGTGAGAGGGAGTCCGTGGTCTGGGGGACGGCGGACATCGGGGGCCGGCGCGCGGTACTCGTGTCGTTCGAGTTCCGGTTCCTCGGCGGATCGCTGGGCCGGCGGACCGGGGACCTGCTGGAGGAGGCGTACTCCCACGCCCGCGCCGAGCGACTGCCCCTGGTGTCGCTGATCGCGACGGGCGGCAGCAGGATGCAGGAGGGCATGATCGCCCTCACCCAGCTCCAGCGGGTGGCGCGGGCCTCGGCACTGACGCGCGCGGCCGGGCTGCCGCAGCTCGCGGTGGTGCGCGACCCCACCACCGGCGGCGGCTGGGCCACGCTCGGCGCGGGCGCGGACGTGGTCCTCGCGCTCCCGGGGGCGCAGGTCGGGTTCGCAGGGTCCAGGGTCAGGCCGCCGGACGCGGACCCCTCGGCCTACACCGCCGAGGGCCAGCTGGCCGCGGGGCAGATCGACGCGATCGTCCCCGCCGACCGGCTGCGTCCGGCACTGTCCCGGTGGCTGCGGCTGCTGACGGGCGGCACCGAGGATCCCGCACCGGGCGGCACCCCCGTCCCCCCGCCGCTGGCGCTGGACGGCGCGTACGGCACGGCGGCCACCGGCTGGGAGGCCGTACGGCGGGCACGGGCCCCGCACCGGCCCCGTGCGGGGGCGTACCTCGACGCCTGGTTCGACGAGCGGGCGGATCTCCACGGCGACCGGTGCGGCGGTACGGACCCCGGGATGATCTGCGGCTTCGGGCTGCGGGACGGAAGGGTCGTGGCCTATGCCGCCCAGGCCGGGACGGCGACCCGGCCCGCCGGGTACCGCACGGCGGCCCGGCTGATCCGGCTCGCCGACCGGCTGGGGATCCCGGTGCTCACGCTCGTGGACACGCCCGGTGCCGCGAACGACGCCGAGGCCGAGCGGACCGGTGCGGGAGCGGCCATCGCCGAGGTCTTCGCGGCGGTGGCGTCGGTGCGCGTCCCGGTGACGACGCTGGTGATCGGCGAGGGGGGTTCCGGCGGGGCGCTGGCGCTGGCCGCCCCGGGCAACACCTGGGTCACCCCCGACAGCTACTTCTCGGTGATCGCGCCCGAACTCGCGGCGGCGATCCTCAAGCGCGCCCCCTCCGAGACACCGGCGACGGCGGACCAGCTCAGGCTGCGGCCGCGGGACCTCGTGGAGCTCGGGCTGGTACGGGGGATCGTGGCCCGAGCCGAGTGA
- a CDS encoding rod shape-determining protein, with translation MTVSLEQLRRCHVAVDLGAARTRVYVKGAGLVVDQPSVAAVNIRNGALIAVGEFAEQMTGRTPDYIRVMRPVSGGTVVDIDMAQRMLRHLLGEKLRRQLRRKPRLRAAACTPHEADPLAQRATVETLVGLGARRVELVDTLIAAAVGCGLPVEQPTATMIMMCGAATTQVAVLSLGSIVTAARIPIGGEAVDHAVIQHLRHQHELMLPSQSVRPLQIALSENGLTLQGPSTTEIHGRDVATGLARSVRVDTAAVRDAIHTPLTAVLDGIGRILRDCPPDLVADLADRGIMMVGGSALLPGFDQMLRDATGMPVLIAERPDVCAVLGLGEMLEGNITSMVLSPLTA, from the coding sequence ATGACCGTCAGTCTTGAGCAGTTGCGCCGCTGCCATGTCGCCGTCGACCTGGGTGCCGCGCGGACCCGGGTCTATGTGAAGGGCGCCGGACTGGTCGTCGACCAGCCCAGCGTCGCCGCCGTCAACATCCGCAACGGCGCTCTCATCGCCGTCGGCGAGTTCGCCGAGCAGATGACCGGCCGCACCCCGGACTACATCCGGGTGATGCGTCCCGTCTCCGGCGGCACCGTCGTCGACATCGACATGGCCCAGCGCATGCTGCGCCATCTGCTCGGCGAGAAGCTGCGCAGGCAGCTGCGCCGCAAGCCGCGGCTGCGCGCCGCCGCCTGCACCCCGCACGAGGCCGATCCGCTCGCCCAGCGGGCCACCGTGGAGACGCTCGTCGGACTGGGTGCGCGGCGGGTCGAGCTGGTCGACACGCTGATCGCCGCGGCCGTCGGCTGCGGTCTCCCGGTGGAGCAGCCGACCGCCACGATGATCATGATGTGCGGCGCGGCCACCACCCAGGTCGCCGTCCTCTCCCTCGGTTCCATCGTCACCGCGGCCCGGATCCCGATCGGCGGCGAGGCCGTCGACCACGCCGTCATCCAGCACCTGCGCCACCAGCACGAACTGATGCTGCCCAGCCAGTCCGTACGTCCCCTCCAGATCGCCCTCAGCGAGAACGGCCTCACCCTCCAGGGCCCCTCCACCACCGAGATCCACGGGCGGGACGTGGCGACCGGGCTGGCGCGGTCCGTGCGGGTCGACACCGCCGCGGTGCGGGACGCGATCCACACCCCGTTGACCGCGGTGCTGGACGGCATCGGAAGGATCCTGCGCGACTGCCCGCCGGACCTCGTCGCCGATCTCGCCGACCGCGGGATCATGATGGTCGGCGGCAGCGCGCTGCTGCCCGGGTTCGACCAGATGCTGCGCGACGCGACCGGGATGCCGGTCCTCATCGCCGAACGGCCCGACGTGTGCGCGGTGCTGGGGCTCGGGGAGATGCTGGAGGGCAACATCACCTCGATGGTCCTCTCCCCGCTCACCGCCTGA